A region of the Vibrio rumoiensis genome:
TTCAGAAACTAGTTATAGCTGTTTTTTATGTATAAAAAAAGCAGCGGTCGCTGCTTTTATGTAACTTAACAATTTACAAATAATTGTTATAGGATAGCAAGAAGTTCAACTTCAAATACTAAAGCGGCAAAAGGAGGGATTGCTGCACCTGCACCACGTTCACCGTATGCAAGATCTTGAGGGATGTATAACTTCCACTTTGAACCTACAGGCATTAGTTGAAGTGCTTCAACCCAACCAGCGATAACGCCAGTTACTGGGAATTCAGCAGGTTGACCGCGAGATACAGAACTGTCAAATACTGTGCCGTCAGTTAATTGACCGTGGTAGTGTACACGTACTTGCTTGTCTGATGTTGGGATCTCGCCAGTGCCTTCAGTGATCACTTCGTATTGAAGACCAGATTCTAAAACCGTCACTTCTGGACGTAGACCATTGTCTTTCAAAAATACTTCACCATCTGCAGCAGCAGCTTTTGCCGCCTCAGCACGTAATGCTTCTGCACGAGTATGTAGTTCGCGAAGTGCATTGTTGATTTCATCTACTTCGATTTCAGGCATGTCACCCGTTAGTGATGTAGCGATACCTTTAGCGATAGCTGCAACATTAAGACCTTCTAGGCCACTTCCTGCAAGTTGTTGGCCCATTTGTAGACCAATACCATAACTTGCTTTTTGCTCAATAGTTTCTAATTTAACGTCAGACATGCGAATCTCTTGTTTGCTTAAATGAAGTACCAAGAATATCAGTTCTAACTAATAGATGAAATACGAGGTTAACAGTTACAGCTATAGAAAATTTTGTAATATACTGACAAAGTGAGTAGTTTATTGAATATCCTTGACGTAAATAACATTAGGATGATGCGACGTGAATCAACGTAAAAAAAATAACCCAAGCCGTACACAAGCACTTAAGGATAAACTTATTCAATCAGATCTTGTGAGTCGAGTTATTGACGCCTGGCACTCTCTGCCTAAGTTACATCAGCGTGTTTTGATGGTACTTATTCCTTTAGTCATTGTTTTATTACTACTTCCTAGTGAAAAAGCTCCAGAGCCTCAAACGCAAGAAGTCGTTGCTAAGCCTACGAAACCGTCACGCATGACCGTTCCTTTAGTTATTAATGGTGAAGAGACAGCGGCAACTAAACCTAAGCCTAAAGTTGAGAATAATGAAAAACGAGTGCAGTTAAGTGATCCTGAATCGAATTCAGAGGATAAACCTGAACGTAAGATCACGAATAATGCTGGGCCTGAGCCTTGGAATAATTATACGGTTGAGAAGGGGGACACGCTTTCTCAAGTATTTAGGAATAATGATTTATCTCTATCGGACTTAAATCAATTGGTTGAGATTGAGGGTAAAGATAAACCACTGAGCCAGATTAAGCATGGTCAGTTGATTCGTTTTAAGCTGACCAACCGTGGCGATTTAGATATTCTACAAATAGAAAAAGAAGATGGCCCAGTGATGTTTTTCCGCTTATCGAGTGGCGGTTTTGCCCGAAGTACTCAATAATCTAGGGTGTACTAGACTCTTCTTATCATATCAATATGAGGAATATCATCTTCTAGATATTCCTCTGAAATCTTCTCAAATCCATGTTTTGCATAATAGTGCTCAAGGTGAGATTGAGCTCCAATCGTAATATCAACGTCTCCCCATAATTGAATGCAGTATTCAAGGGCAGTCTGAATTAGTTGGTGACCAAGTCCGTTACCGCGATGATTTAAGTTTGTGGCGACACGTCCAATACTCGCAGTTTCAAAGCTTATCCCCTTTTCAAGTAAGCGAGCACAAGCGATCAATTGATTATCTTTGTAGCCCAGTAATTGATAAACCCCTTCAAGTTGGTCTTTGCCATCAAGTTCAGGGTAAGGACAAGTTTGTTCGACTACAAACACATCCACTCTTAATCTGAGTAATTGGTATAGCTCATGAGTGGTTAATTGTTCAAAAGATTTACAAATCCATTGCATAAAAACGATGCTCTCTCTAATTTCTGGCTTATTTACTTTAAATACTGAACCTAATTTCATCAGGTTACTTCCAAGATAATCGAGTTTATTTTTCAGTCAAGCCTTATCAAATCAGCTTTCATGTAGCGATTTTGTTCCTATGTATACCTTCCTTAAATATTCCCTTAGCAGTTATTCGAATAAAAAATGAAATTTTAGCATTTCAGCTAATAACATCAGATGGTCATAATGATTGCCTAATAAGCATTCAGATAAGAAGATCTCGTGGTATGGATACGATAACTTTATTCCCAAATAGGAAGGGAAGCCGGATGGCATCAAATAAAGCTAGCCGAACAAACGCTTTGCTAAGTTTTAGCCAAAGCCAATTGCAACCTGGTTGTGTTGCACTTATCGGCGCAGGTCCCGGTGATGCCGAGCTTTTAACTCTGAAAGCACTTTCTTATCTACAACAAGCCGATGTCGTGCTTTATGACTATTTGGTATCTGATGAAATTATGGCGCTTATTCCTAGCGAAACCATATTAGTTTGCGTAGGTAAGAAAGCGGGTCATCACAGTGTGCCTCAGCATAAAACTAACCAACTATTAGTGGATTTTGCCCAACAAGGCTACAAAGTTGCGCGTATTAAAGGCGGTGACCCCTTTATGTTTGGCCGCGGTGGTGAAGAACTAGAAGTGCTAGCGGATGCAGGTATTGGCTTTGAAGTGATCCCGGGCATCACTGCGGCGGCTGGTGCGACGGCTTACGCTGGGATCCCACTGACACATCGTGACTACGCCCAATCCGCCATGTTTATTACTGGCCACTTAAAGTCTGAAGATGATCATATGGATTGGTCAACACTTGCTCGTGGCCATCAAACGTTAGTGATCTATATGGGATTGATGAAGTCTTGTTATATCCAACAGCAATTGATTGAACACGGTAGGGCAATCGATACACCGGTTGCCATTATCGAACGTGGTACTCAAGCCCAACAAAAAGTGCTTATCGGAACGTTATCCGAGTTAGCTAATCTCGCTGAGGATGCTCAGTCTCCCTCTTTAATTGTTATCGGTGAGGTGGTGAGCCTAGCGTCAAAGCTCGCTTGGTTTGGCTCGCAAACGCAGCAGGAAAAATCAACTCAGTCGATGGCGATTTAGCTTAAGTAAGGCTCAGTATCGTCGACTATTAGGAACGCATTTCTCGCAAAGGACATGAATCATGGAACAAGAACGTTTAACCCATTTACAGCAACTTGAGGCGGAGAGTATTCATATTATCCGTGAAGTCGCGGCCGAGTTTGATAATCCGGTAATGATGTATTCAATCGGTAAAGATTCAGCGGTGATGTTGCATCTTGCCCGTAAAGCTTTTTATCCAGGAAAGATCCCTTTCCCACTTTTACATGTAGATACTGATTGGAAATTCAAAGAAATGATTGAATTTCGCGATCGTACTGCCAAGAAATATGGCTTTGATTTATTGGTGCACAAGAACCCTGAAGGTCTAGCGATGGGCTGTAATCCATTTGTTCATGGTTCATCAAAACATACCGATATCATGAAAACCCAAGGCTTGAAGCAAGCATTGAATAAATATGGTTTTGATGCGGCATTTGGTGGCGCCCGTCGTGATGAAGAAAAATCTCGAGCTAAAGAACGAGTCTATTCATTTCGCGATAAACACCATACTTGGGATCCAAAAAATCAGCGCCCAGAGCTTTGGCATACTTATAACGGCCAAGTGAATAAAGGCGAAAGCATCCGAGTATTCCCATTATCAAATTGGACGGAATTGGATATTTGGCAATACATCTACCTAGAAAATATTGAAATCGTGCCACTGTATTTATCGGCGGTTCGTCCGGTGGTGAATCGTGATGGTATGTTGATTATGGTCGACGATGATCGTTTTCAATTCGAAGAAGGTGAGAAGGTTGAGCATAAGAGTGTGCGTTTCCGCACGCTAGGTTGTTACCCATTAACGGGAGCGATCGAATCGGAAGCGGCGACGTTGCCGGAGATCATTCAAGAAATGTTAGTGGCGACATCCAGTGAGCGTCAAGGCCGTGCGATCGACCATGATCAATCCGGATCGATGGAACTGAAAAAGCGCCAAGGCTACTTCTAAGCTCGTTAAGTTATCGACTCAAGTTATCAAAAGGATTTTATTATGAACGCAGTTGTTGAAGCCGAACTGGCTGAATTGGGCATTGAAGGTTATCTCACCCAGCATCAGTATAAATCATTGATGCGTTTTTTAACCTGTGGCTCTGTGGATGATGGCAAAAGTACCTTAATCGGTCGCTTGCTCCATGATTCAAAGCAGATTTATGAAGATCAATTAGCCGCTGTGAATAGCGATAGCCAACGTGTTGGCACGACAGGTGAGCGTCCTGATTTAGCCTTATTAGTCGATGGTTTGCAGGCTGAGCGTGAACAAGGTATTACCATTGATGTCGCGTATCGTTATTTCTCAACCAAAAAGCGCAAATTCATCATTGCCGATACTCCGGGACACGAGCAATACACTCGTAATATGGCAACAGGTGCCTCGACTTGTGATGTGGCCGTGATCTTGATTGATGCGCGTAAAGGGGTGTTAGATCAAACGCGTCGTCATTCGTTTATTGCTAGCTTATTAGGTATTCGTCACTTTGTGGTGGCGGTGAATAAGATGGATCTAGTCGATTATTCTGAACAACGTTTTAACGATATCCGTGAAGAATATTTAGCGTTTTCGAAAAACTTAAACTCAGAGATTAATATTCAATTGATCCCGATCTCAGCATTAGAAGGTGACAATGTTGTTGATCAAACTCAGAATTTATCTTGGTATCAAGGTAAACCACTACTGCAAATCTTAGAAGACATCGATCTAAGCCAAGAACATACTCAAGGTGAGTTCCGGTTACCGGTGCAGTATGTCAATCGACCTAATCTCGATTTCCGTGGTTTTGCGGGTACGATTGCTAATGGAACGATTGCGGTCGGTGATAGTGTGACGGCTCTGCCTTCTGGTAAAAGCTCTAAAGTGGCTCGCATTGTGACGTTTGATGGCGATTTGGATTCTGCTCGAGCAGGTCAAGCGGTGACCGTGACTTTAGAAGATGAAATTGATATTAGTCGCGGCGACTTATTAGTTCCAACTGGCGCGACGATCAAAGCCACCAATCAGTTTTTAGCCGATGTAGTATGGATGACCGATCAGCCTTTTGCGACAGGACGTCAATACGACATTAAAGTGGCCGGTAAACAAACGGTAGGGCAACTGGAATCGATTAAGCATCAGTATGACATCAATAAGTTAGAAGAATTTGATGCGACGGAGCTGCCATTAAATGGTATTGGTTTGTGTGAAATATCATTAACGGAAACTGTTGCTTTAGATAAATACACCGAGTGTGCAGATACCGGTGGTTTTATCATTATTGACCGTTTAACCAATGTTACTGTCGGTGCTGGTATGGTGCGTGAACGTTTAACTCAACAACAAGCTAATACCACACCTGTATCGAGCTTTGAAGTTGAATTGAATGCGCTCATTCGTAAACATTTCCCACATTGGGGAGCGAAAGATATTAGCCAACTGTTTAACTCTTCTTCTCTCACTGTTCAGCAGCAGTAAGGCATGATAATGGTGGAGTATGCCATGTGGGATAAATGGTTGGTGTTACTGCTGTTAATCGCCATTATTGGCAGTTTAATCTTCACCAAGATTAAGCCGAGCTTTATTTTTGCTAGTGCTGCGTTGGTCGCTTTTATGACTGGCGCAGTGGATCTTGATGGCATCGCGAAGAACTTTACTAATTCATCATTGTTGACATTAGTGTTATTGATTTTAGCCTCATGTGCTTTAGAGAAAACGCGGCTGATCAGTTGGATCAGCCGCCATATTTCTTCCGGTCGATTGGGGAGCGTTGTCGCTAAATTAGGTCTTTCGACCGCCTTTCTTTCTTCTTTTACCAATAATACCGCGGTGGTGGTGTCTTTGATTGGAGCGATTAAACGTAACCAGTCACATGCTCCATCGCAGTTATTAATTCCACTTTCATATGCCGCTATTTTAGGCGGTACGCTGACTTTAATTGGCACTTCGACCAATTTGATCATCAATAGTTTTGTGGTGGATGCTGGCTTACCGAGTCTTGGCTTTTTTGCACCGACCTGCATTGGCCTCGCCATTTTAGTGATTGGTGTTTTGGTGCTCATTCCACTTAGTTACTTATTACCGAATAGCGATGTGCACGAGCAAGACGATCTTCCTTATTTTTTAGAGGCGAGAGTGGAAGCGGGCTCTCCTTTGATAGGGAAAAGTATCGCACAAAATAATTTAAGAGCGTTGCGTAAGTTATTTTTAGCCGAAGTGATTCGAGATGGCGTGACAATAGCGTCAGTCACCCCAGATCTAGTGTTACTGGAAAAAGACCGTTTGTTGTTTTGTGGTGATGTAGAAAGTGTCGCTACCTTACAAGAGATCCCTGGAGTAACATTATTTGGTCAACACCACCTGAATGGACAAAGTTTTATTGAAGTGGTGGTCAGTCAATCGGCTTCGATTTGCAACAAGACGTTAAAGTCGAGCCAGTTTCGAGATCGCTTTGATGCCGTTGTGGTGGCGATTCGTCGCGGACACGAACGTTTAGAAGGCGGTTTAGGAAATGTAAAACTGGCAGCAGGCGATACCTTGGTGTTGGTTCCCGGTAAAGGCTTCCACTCGGCTCGTCAAGATCATGGTAAAGAGTTCGTCTTGATTAACGATCTTGATTCGAGTGCAAAATTAGATCGAACCAAATCATCTTTGGTGTTGTTCGGTTTTGCGGCAATTATTGGGTTATCGCTGCTTGGAGTGATCCCAATCATTAAGGGGTTAGCGGGTTATATCATATTGATGCTTGCTCTAGGTGCCGTTGGAATAAGTGAACTAAGACGACGATTTCCTATTGATATTATGGTGATCGTTGGCTCCGCGTTGTGTTTGGCTCAATTAATGATGTCGTCTGGTTTATCTAAGCAAATGGGCGATCTATTCATTTATTTGTTTAATGGTAGTGGGCCAATGGGGGCATTGATTGCGACCTATTTGTTGACGCTGATTTTAACCGAGCTTATTACCAATAATGCTGCTGCAGCGTTGGCTTTTCCTATTGGCTACAGCATGGCGATAGGCTATGGCGTGGATCCTATGCCATTTATTATGGCGGTATTGTTTGGCGCCAGCGCCAGTTTTATTTCTCCTTATGGTTATCAAACCAATTTGTTGGTGTATAGCGTTGGAAATTACCATATTAACGATTTTATTAAAGTGGGAGTGCCGATCTCGATCGTTTATTCGGTCGTAACATTGACGCTAATTCCTTATTTCTTCCCTTTTTAAAGCTTACTTTTATGAAAAGTAAACTCAGTAGGATGGACTCTATTAATGACTGTTTTGAATAAAGATGAAAATGTAATTTGGCATCAACATCAGGTGACTAAACAAACTCGCTCAGATTTGAAAAAGCAAAAGCCAGTGGTGCTTTGGTTTACAGGGTTATCTGGTGCTGGTAAATCAACAGTGGCAGGGGCTCTTGAATCTCAACTAGCGAGCTTGGGTTATCATACCTATCTACTCGATGGCGATAATGTTCGTCATGGATTATGCAGTGATTTAGGTTTTTCATCACAAGATCGCAGAGAGAATATTCGTCGTATTGGTGAGTTGGCAAAACTCATGGCGGATGCCGGCTTAATTGTCTTATCCGCTTTTATTTCTCCACATCGAGCTGAGCGCCAGATGGTACGAGATTTACTGCCGGACGGGGAATTCATTGAAGTGTTCGTTAATGCGCCACTAGAGGTATGTGAACAGCGTGACCCGAAAGGATTATATAAGAAGGCGAGAGCAGGCGAAATTCCGAATTTTACGGGGATTGATTCGGAATATGAAGCGCCACAACAGCCTGAGATTGATTTACCAGCCGGTGAAATGTCATTGGATGAGCTGGTGGAAATGTGTTTGCAGCATTTACGAGATCGGTCGGTTATTGCTTAACTGACAATGAAGAGAACACAAATTAACGGAATAGAAAAAAGGGAGTCAATGGGCTCCCTTTCTCGTGTGTTTACGATTACTGATCATCGTATTCTTCGATGGCGTCTCCTTGTAGGGTATAACCAGTTTGCGCTAAGTCATGATCGAGCACTTGAGTTTCTAATTTACCGACCACATACACCACATCCCATAATTGCTGAACGGGCGCGCCTTTGGGAAATTTGACATAAATAATTTGGTTGGGCGGTGGTGGTGGTACGTGGATACAGGCACCAAAATAGGGCACTAATAGAAACTCAGTAATGGTGTTTTGGTCGCCTTCTAAGGGGATAACAAAACCGGGGATTTTCACATAGCTGTTATTCAGCTCTGGACGAGTATGACCGATGGGGTTTTGCTTTGCTTTGCCACCAGTGTGATTACCTGGTGCAGGCATACCGAGCTTATCAAAGTTTTTTTGTTCATCGACTGGCACTAAATCAATCCAATCTAACTTGAGCGGTTCTTGTGATGTTTCCGCGTGAGCCAGTGGGATAGAAAATAAATTAACCAGAACAATAAGCCATGCAACCCTTGTTAAGTGTTTCCATTTGAACGGTTGATTGACGAACGTTTGCATCGTTATACCTTAATGGTCATGCCATCGGCGACAGAATGACGATATGCTTTGAGCGATGGAAATAACCCAATGATTATCCCTGACAGTTGTACCAGCATTAGTAACATAAGGTCATGTTGGGATAAAGCTGTTAGAGCAATTTTGACGCCATATTGATGTTCAATGAGTGGAGCACTCAGCGTCAACACTAGATAAAGAAGTCCGGTGCCAACCGCGATCCCTAATAAGGTTAATAGACTGGCTTCACTCATCAATAGGAAGAAGATGTGTTTTGGCTGTGCACCCATCGCACGTAATATTGCCATTTCACGGCGTCGTTCTTGTAACCCTGTTAATAGGCTAGTTAACATTCCTAATAGACCCGCAATCACCACAAAGCCTGAAATCACCATGAGGGCTTGTTCTGCCACCGACATCATTCCCCATAATTCACTGAGCGCGATGCCTGGCAAAATGGCACTTAACGGTTCTTTCGTATAATTGTTAATTTGCCTTTGTAGCATAAAGGTTTGAATTTTAGAGTTGAGCCCGAGCATAAAAGCGGTAATTTCTTTGGGTTCAAATTGCTGGTTTTCTAATGCTTTTTTATCTGGTGTATGCCCGAGATGGGCACCTGATTCCCATCCAACATGTATCGCTTCAATTGCCCCGAGTGATACGTGAACTGTTTTATCTACTGGGGTTCCGGTTGGCGCTAAAATACCGGTGATAGTGAATGGGAGATTTTTGTGGCGTGTAAAGGATTTATCACTGATGCCATGCGCAATAATAATGTCATCACCGAGATGGTAGTTGAGTTTTTTGGCGACATCCGAGCCAATCACGGTTTCAAATAAACCATGAAACGCTTGCCCTTGCGAGAAAGTAAGTGGTTGCTTACTTCCGTAGCGGTAAAATGTAAAGTAATCCTGATTGGTGCCCATCACACGAAATCCGCGGTGTGAATCCCCCAATGAAATCGGAATAGCCCACTTTACCTGTGGCAGATGAGCGATATCTTGATAGCTTTTCCAATCGATATTGTTGGTTGCATTGCCAATTCGAAAGACCGAATAAAGCAGTAAATTCACTTCACCAGAACGAGCTCCGACAATTAAATCTGTGCTCGAAATGGTATTGGCAAAACTACTTTTCGCTTGAGTTCGAATCTGTTCGACTCCGAGCAGTAATACCACTGAAATGGCCACTGTCAAAATCGTTAATAGCGCGGTGGTTTTTCGGTTGAGTAAGCTTTTCCAAGCCAGAGAGATAATGGCACTCATGAGCTTTCCCCTTCCTGATTCACCTGATTCATCGTCGGAAGATCAACATGAACGTTAAAGTAACGGCGCAGGTTTGAGTCGTGACTGACAAAAATGACGGTTGCAGCGGAGCGATTCGCCTCTTCCAGCAAGAGCTCGATAAAGGCTTGGCGGTTTTCTGGGTCAAGGGCAGATGTCGGTTCATCGGCAATGATTAGTTCGGGCTGGCCGATCAGCGCGCGAGCCGCGGCAACTCGTTGTTGCTGGCCAATACTAAGTTCATTAATAGGGCGATCAAAGCACGATGCAGGCAAATGTAGCCTTGTTAATAATTGTGTTGCTTGTTGTGCTAAAGACTCTGATTGTTGTTCTGCTTTAGCTTTACGAGCTTGAGAAAAGCGGCAAGGCAGTAAGACATTCTCAAGTACAGAAAGATAAGGCAGTAAATTGAATTGCTGGAAAATATAGCCAATATGCTGAGCGCGAAATTGATCTCTCTGAGATTGAGATAACCCATTGAGAGCTCGATTAAGAATGTCGATTTGGCCGACTTGTGGCGTAATAATGCCGGTTAATAAACTTAATAATGTCGATTTTCCACAACCACTTGGCCCTTGAATAAATACATGTTGTTGCAAGGGAATCGATAAATAGTCAATGACTAAGGTTGGTGTAGCTTGTTTTGGCCAAGTAAAGCTGACTTGCTTGAGTTCTATTGCAAGAGAAATCGTCATGTTGGTCTCTTTTTAGGCTTATCTTTTAAATAAAGCGACGTCGCGGAGCAGGCCGCGACGTAAATTGCATTGAATAATGACTTTACCATTGAATGCTTTGGTTTGGCTGCTTAAGTTCGATGTGTTTTTGGGCGTTATCGGTTAACACGTTAATCTCAATGGTTTGAGTGGCCGGAAAGTGAGAAAACCATTGAGTATCGATAGTCGATAATTGCGAAATATTGTCACATTGATACTGGTATTGCAGAGTGAAGGTGCCATGCTGGTGGTCGTGGTCGTGGTCGTGGTCGTGGTCGTGGTCGTGGTCGTGGTGTGACTCATGATCGTGATGCTGGTCATGGCTATCATGCTCAGATTCGATTTGTTGACCAATATTGTCTTTTATTAGTGAGTCTATTGGCTGGCAATTCGCTGTTTTAGTCAATGTGAATAGTTGATTGGGTTGCTTAAGTAGAGCCACTGCTTGTTGATAAGCTTGTTGCTCCTCTTGGTTAGTTGGGGCGTGTTCAAACCCTAAAATATCTTGTCCAGGAGAGGTAACCTCGATTAAAAAGTCATTACCATCTTGCACCATATTGAACGTGACTATGCCATGAACATGAGGTTGATGTTGGCGGAATTCATGTTGATCGGCGGCGACAGCTAGATTTGGCAAACTTAGTAAGCTGGCAGATAAAATTGAAGAGATGGCGGTCATTTTATGCATGTTGGGCTCTCATTGGCTAGAGGATAAATGTGAGAGCAAGCATGAAGTTTATGCATCTCACTAGAATGATAATTGTTATACTATAACAACCACCAATCTAGCAGAAATGTTATGTTATTACAATTTGTGTCAATTAAAGATTTTGCTTAATCAATTGTAATACTTGGTTAATTTGTTGCGGAGTTAGCTCACCGTCTTGGTTGAAGAGCACTCGACCTGTTTTATCTTGCACAATGATGGTGGAAGACTTCGGTGTCAGTTGCCATTGCTTGGCTGCGACACCCTCTTGATCCAATACCATCGAAGACCAAGAGAAGTCTTTCTTACCATCTTCTGCTGATGATTTTACAAAAGAGCTGGTTCCCCAAATGGCATCATCTTGGTTGACGATGGTGGTTGTTTGATATTTGTCTGCAGGAAAATCCGCTTTGGTGATGGCTTCCATTAATGGCGCGTTCATTGCTTTCGCACCACTTCTCCCGGCAATCGCCTGAATGACACGCACTTTGCCGAGTAGCAATTCTGTATTCCAAGGTAAGTAGTTGAAATCGTCATTTTGAAGGAAAATTTCGCCTCCTTTTTCGATGGTTACCGCCGGAATGCTGCGACCAACCTGAATGTTATTAGCGCTCACTGTGAGTGAAATCATGCTCAAAAAAAGGGCAATGGATAGTTTTCTTATCATCGTTGTCTACCTAGTTAGATGCTGGAAATGAGAAAGTCCTCATATAATAGCGCATAAACAAATTTGAAAAGTACGAAATGTTGTCTGGCTCTAATTTTGCGTAACTTTTTTTGACTATAAAGAGTGTCTTGAGTGAGGAGTTTGCACCTTGTCACTATTTTGCAGCAATTTTACTGTATCAATGTGGCTCAATTGAATTTTAGCCACTATAACCATACTAATGGCCAATGCGAGATTGCCATCTTAATGATGTGAATCAGGCTTGTTAGAACGCTATCGAAAATAACAATAATCTGGATATACACATGAACATGCAGCCAATTTTTAATCGCTATCGTCCACTTCAAATTGCCCGTTTTGTGAAAGTTGTATTTAAAGGGCATTTTGGTATCAAAGGTGTTGGGGAATTTTATTTCGATAAAGGTAAAGTGCTATTACCTGATGTGTCGAATAAAAAACAATTAAAGATTATGAAAGAGGTCAACTTAGCGATTCATCAACTATCGTTGGAGTCTTGAAGGTATTGCTTAGATAAACAGGCTTACCGTTAAGCCTGTTTATGTCGGTCGTCTTCCTATATGTAGGTTTTAGGCTTGGGTTATTCGCTTAAGCTAGGTGGGAAGCACACACCGGTTCCACCGATACCGCAATAGCCTTGTGGGTTCTTGGCTAAATATTGCTGGTGGTAAGTTTCGGCGAGGTAATAGTCACCCATCACTGCTAGTTCGGTGGTGATATTTTTACTTAATGATTCACCAATCGCTTGCTGGTAAGTTGCTTTGCTTTGTTCTGCAATCGTAAGATCGTTCGTATCTTCAGTAAAAATAACCGAGCGATATTGGGTACCAATATCATTACCTTGGCGCATTCCTTGAGTCGGATCGTGCTTCTCCCAAAATACGACCAACAGCTCTTGTAGTGACAATTGGCTTGGATCGAAAATGACACGAACCACTTCCGCATGCCCCGTTTCACCACTGCACACTTCTTGATAGGTTGGGTTTGGTGTATAACCACCGCTATAGCCTACCGAAGTACTTATGACACCATCAAGTTGCCAGAAAACGCGTTCAGCACCCCAGAAACATCCGAGCCCTAATAGCACTTCTTTACTTCCTGTTGGTTTCTCAGCCGTTAAATCGGTTTGATTAATATAATGCAATTCAGTGATAAGCATTTTTTCATCACGACCGGTTAATGCGGTTTCTTGGGTGATTAATTTATCTTTATTCGACATTAATAATCCTTATTCGACTTTTGAGAACAGGGAAAGTCTGGTAGTTTAAGTCGCATACAATATATGAGGTCAAAAAGACCTTAACCATAGACTGACGAATCCCTGTGATCATTTCCAATTAAAGTAGTGTAATCCCTATTTTGATCTGACAAATTACAGTAGTTTGGGCCATGAGTACAAATATTCACTTATGAAAAAGAGTCATCTCACTTCATTGTTGACCTGTTTGCTGATTTTTTCGGCTACCCCTAGCTATGCAGAAACAGATCTCACTATCGAAGGGTTAGATGGTGATCTAGAAGATAATGTCTCCTCTTACTTATCGGCAATCAAAGAGAGTGAATATTCCACTTCGCTACGTTTTCAATCTCGCGTCAAAGAAAATATTACCGATGCGCTTAAAGCTCTGGGTTATTACAACCCTGATATTCAATTTAAGATAGAAGG
Encoded here:
- the cysN gene encoding sulfate adenylyltransferase subunit CysN, giving the protein MNAVVEAELAELGIEGYLTQHQYKSLMRFLTCGSVDDGKSTLIGRLLHDSKQIYEDQLAAVNSDSQRVGTTGERPDLALLVDGLQAEREQGITIDVAYRYFSTKKRKFIIADTPGHEQYTRNMATGASTCDVAVILIDARKGVLDQTRRHSFIASLLGIRHFVVAVNKMDLVDYSEQRFNDIREEYLAFSKNLNSEINIQLIPISALEGDNVVDQTQNLSWYQGKPLLQILEDIDLSQEHTQGEFRLPVQYVNRPNLDFRGFAGTIANGTIAVGDSVTALPSGKSSKVARIVTFDGDLDSARAGQAVTVTLEDEIDISRGDLLVPTGATIKATNQFLADVVWMTDQPFATGRQYDIKVAGKQTVGQLESIKHQYDINKLEEFDATELPLNGIGLCEISLTETVALDKYTECADTGGFIIIDRLTNVTVGAGMVRERLTQQQANTTPVSSFEVELNALIRKHFPHWGAKDISQLFNSSSLTVQQQ
- the cysD gene encoding sulfate adenylyltransferase subunit CysD, which encodes MEQERLTHLQQLEAESIHIIREVAAEFDNPVMMYSIGKDSAVMLHLARKAFYPGKIPFPLLHVDTDWKFKEMIEFRDRTAKKYGFDLLVHKNPEGLAMGCNPFVHGSSKHTDIMKTQGLKQALNKYGFDAAFGGARRDEEKSRAKERVYSFRDKHHTWDPKNQRPELWHTYNGQVNKGESIRVFPLSNWTELDIWQYIYLENIEIVPLYLSAVRPVVNRDGMLIMVDDDRFQFEEGEKVEHKSVRFRTLGCYPLTGAIESEAATLPEIIQEMLVATSSERQGRAIDHDQSGSMELKKRQGYF
- the cobA gene encoding uroporphyrinogen-III C-methyltransferase; this encodes MDTITLFPNRKGSRMASNKASRTNALLSFSQSQLQPGCVALIGAGPGDAELLTLKALSYLQQADVVLYDYLVSDEIMALIPSETILVCVGKKAGHHSVPQHKTNQLLVDFAQQGYKVARIKGGDPFMFGRGGEELEVLADAGIGFEVIPGITAAAGATAYAGIPLTHRDYAQSAMFITGHLKSEDDHMDWSTLARGHQTLVIYMGLMKSCYIQQQLIEHGRAIDTPVAIIERGTQAQQKVLIGTLSELANLAEDAQSPSLIVIGEVVSLASKLAWFGSQTQQEKSTQSMAI
- a CDS encoding FKBP-type peptidyl-prolyl cis-trans isomerase; protein product: MSDVKLETIEQKASYGIGLQMGQQLAGSGLEGLNVAAIAKGIATSLTGDMPEIEVDEINNALRELHTRAEALRAEAAKAAAADGEVFLKDNGLRPEVTVLESGLQYEVITEGTGEIPTSDKQVRVHYHGQLTDGTVFDSSVSRGQPAEFPVTGVIAGWVEALQLMPVGSKWKLYIPQDLAYGERGAGAAIPPFAALVFEVELLAIL
- a CDS encoding LysM-like peptidoglycan-binding domain-containing protein, with the protein product MNQRKKNNPSRTQALKDKLIQSDLVSRVIDAWHSLPKLHQRVLMVLIPLVIVLLLLPSEKAPEPQTQEVVAKPTKPSRMTVPLVINGEETAATKPKPKVENNEKRVQLSDPESNSEDKPERKITNNAGPEPWNNYTVEKGDTLSQVFRNNDLSLSDLNQLVEIEGKDKPLSQIKHGQLIRFKLTNRGDLDILQIEKEDGPVMFFRLSSGGFARSTQ
- a CDS encoding GNAT family N-acetyltransferase, with the translated sequence MQWICKSFEQLTTHELYQLLRLRVDVFVVEQTCPYPELDGKDQLEGVYQLLGYKDNQLIACARLLEKGISFETASIGRVATNLNHRGNGLGHQLIQTALEYCIQLWGDVDITIGAQSHLEHYYAKHGFEKISEEYLEDDIPHIDMIRRV